One region of Plasmodium gaboni strain SY75 chromosome 6, whole genome shotgun sequence genomic DNA includes:
- a CDS encoding transportin — MNSNYFENNNTYMEWKLDEKIYKTIVGALGSCNSSNNSVQVEVTNVLKDLNENVADAALYLLHIFMNKQENNDVRQVGGLLLKNYINSKNKFLNNDILKVIKNEIFKLVEDEVKEIRNTSGSVITTILTKYEGIEQWPEALYNLLLLIERGNNDVVDGAFRAILIIIEDELMNRKNRDSVFFQFCKSQLLQKLFQFCSPQEKNIKKKYAAECLDLFISSSCFTTNGVFNDMFPQLWECLGYLASEEDPQILKIVVSCMTIITDTRYSSIFSNLDAIIQFMVNATNSNDRKVQLEALEFWPIFIKDRSYVAYASYNNPKSDMNKSDSNYIDENVYKNMNELRTEALKTLKNYLPYLCKILIDNTVYTKWDYLTMDESHFQNDNANVPDLIQDISPELYNNKNNDIAQDEIKINKMNNINNNSNNNNNNLGNINKDNINSNNNIHSDNHNLFNNDNNMLSNKNDDIMMTPNNNTEDFSDDDLDEKNDEMSSRTWGNDWTVRKGAALCLDYLSNVYNDEILEFILPHIEEKLMSDKWNIRESAVLTLGAIAKGCMYSLSPFIPKVLEYLIKLLNDEKPLARSISCWCVTRFSSWICHPDNCERWFEPVLLNLLKRILDSNKRVQEAACSSFANLEEDALELLNNYLHEIVHTIQQAFQIYQAKNYFILFDVVGTLIDSVNIVKENNELAHQVVYAILSKWVNIRISSPYIIALMECMSCITSAYGKEFLKYAKDVIRTCIKFLVILYIDLEEEVKYFYSKKLFNSTSFISNRNNISSTANELLTYYKITNDDYFICMKDIDTISPSKKKDLIECSFDLLSRILSVINSSIMDILNENEYNFIPLVHKYCLKLQNIKFDDFNNKIMNNHDELRNIINPDGTLQNGYIMGDKNEYSELAKQFLNFGILQSNFALIGDISRFCPEYLITYLNDIIPFLIAHITHPSTPVSNNASWAIGEISIHINSEYMEIYVDEITKQLIYICQNSKYHGCLLQNICITFGRLTSTYPKKLIFYFPQFLKTWLKIMAHGTQENEKINSLKAVLETLYINLDLAAENMKDIVYIILKYKYVSQNVNIFFHQFLATIKEKYPNQWKEIYSQTGDALSSPIPTDMLSDLATRFNL; from the coding sequence ATGAATAgtaattattttgaaaataataatacatatatggAATGGAAATTAGATgaaaagatatataaaacaattGTAGGAGCTTTAGGTTCTTGTAATAGTTCAAATAATAGTGTACAAGTAGAAGTGACAAATGTATTAAAAGATTTAAATGAGAATGTAGCAGATGCTgctttatatttattacatatatttatgaataaacaagaaaataatgatgtAAGACAAGTGGGTGGTTTGTTattaaagaattatataaattcaaaaaacaagtttttaaataatgatatattaaaagtaataaagaatgaaatatttaaattagTAGAGGATGAGGTAAAGGAAATAAGAAATACATCAGGATCTGTTATAACAACTATATTAACAAAATATGAAGGAATAGAACAATGGCCAGAAgctttatataatttattattattgataGAACGTGGAAATAATGATGTAGTAGATGGAGCTTTTAGAGctatattaattattatagAAGATGAATTAATGAATAGAAAAAATAGGGATTctgttttttttcaattttgTAAAAGTCaattattacaaaaattatttcaATTTTGTTCACcacaagaaaaaaatataaaaaaaaaatatgcaGCTGAATGTTTAGATTTGTTTATATCATCTTCATGTTTTACAACTAATGGAGTATTTAATGATATGTTTCCTCAATTGTGGGAATGTTTAGGATATTTAGCATCTGAGGAAGATCCTcaaattttaaaaattgtAGTAAGTTGTATGACAATAATAACAGATACAAGATATTCTTCTATATTTAGCAACTTAGATGCCATAATACAATTTATGGTAAATGCAACAAATTCAAATGATAGAAAAGTTCAATTGGAAGCTTTAGAATTTTGGcctatatttataaaagataGGAGTTATGTGGCTTATGCTAGTTATAATAATCCAAAATCCGATATGAATAAATCTGATAGTAATTATATTGATGAAAATGTATATAAGAATATGAATGAATTAAGAACTGAAGCTCTaaaaacattaaaaaattatttacCATATTTATGTAAAATTTTAATAGATAATACTGTATATACCAAATGGGATTATTTAACAATGGATGAATCACATTTTCAAAATGACAATGCAAATGTTCCAGACTTAATTCAAGATATATCTCcagaattatataataataaaaataatgatatagCTCAAGACGAAATTAAAATCAACAAAATGAACAacattaataataatagtaataataataataataaccttggtaatataaataaagataatataaatagtaataataatatacatagtgataatcataatttatttaataatgataataatatgcTTTCTAATAAGAATGATGATATTATGATGACTccaaataataatacagAAGATTTTAGTGATGATGATTtagatgaaaaaaatgatgaaatgTCTTCGAGAACGTGGGGGAATGATTGGACTGTGAGAAAAGGTGCTGCTTTGTGTTTAGATTATTTATCAAATGtatataatgatgaaataTTAGAATTTATTTTACCACATATAGAAGAGAAATTAATGAGCGATAAATGGAATATTAGAGAAAGCGCTGTTCTTACGCTTGGTGCTATTGCTAAAGGTTGTATGTATAGCTTATCTCCATTCATACCCAAAGTATTagaatatttaataaaattattgaATGATGAAAAACCATTAGCTAGAAGTATATCGTGTTGGTGTGTTACAAGATTTTCTTCATGGATATGTCATCCAGATAATTGTGAAAGGTGGTTTGAACCtgttttattaaatttattgAAAAGGATATTAGATAGTAATAAAAGAGTACAAGAAGCTGCATGTTCGTCTTTTGCAAATTTAGAAGAAGATGCAttagaattattaaataattatttacatGAAATAGTTCATACTATTCAACAAGCTTTCCAAATATATCAAGCAAAgaattatttcattttatttgatGTAGTAGGAACATTAATAGATAGTGTTAATATTgttaaagaaaataatgaattaGCACATCAAGTTGTTTATGCAATATTAAGTAAATGGGTAAATATACGTATTAGTAGTCCTTATATTATTGCATTAATGGAATGTATGTCATGTATAACTAGTGCGTATGGTAAagaatttttaaaatatgcAAAAGATGTTATAAGAACATGTATAAAATTCTTggttatattatatattgatttagaagaagaagtaaaatatttttattccaaaaaattatttaattcaaCTTCATTTATTAgtaatagaaataatatatcatcaacagcaaatgaattattaacatattataaaattacaaatgatgattattttatatgtatgaaaGATATTGATACTATATCTCcatcaaaaaaaaaagatttaaTTGAATGTAGTTTTGATTTATTATCAAGAATATTAAGTGTTATTAATTCAAGTATTATGgatattttaaatgaaaatgaatataaCTTTATACCATTAGTACATAAATATTGTTTGaaattacaaaatattaaatttgatgatttcaataataaaattatgaatAACCATGATGAACTTcgaaatattattaatcCAGATGGAACATTACAAAATGGTTATATTATGGGTGATAAAAATGAGTATAGTGAGCTAGCCAAacaatttttaaattttgGAATATTACAATCCAATTTTGCATTAATAGGTGATATATCAAGATTTTGTCCAGAATAtttaataacatatttaaatgatattataCCATTTTTAATAGCTCATATTACTCATCCTTCAACACCTGTTTCGAATAATGCAAGTTGGGCCATTGGTGAAATAAgtatacatattaattctgaatatatggaaatatatgtagatgaaataacaaaacaacttatatatatttgtcAAAATTCAAAATATCATGGATGTttattacaaaatatttgtattacATTTGGAAGATTAACTTCAACTTATCCAAAAAAacttatattttattttccacaatttttaaaaacatgGCTAAAAATTATGGCACATGGAACTcaagaaaatgaaaaaattaattcaCTAAAAGCTGTTCTAGAAACGTTATATATCAATTTAGATTTAGCAGCTGAAAATATGAAAgatattgtatatattatcctaaagtataaatatgtatCACAAAATGTCAACATTTTTTTCCATCAATTTTTAGCAACCATCAAAGAAAAATATCCCAATCAATGGAAGGAAATCTATAGTCAAACTGGAGACGCACTTTCATCCCCAATTCCAACTGACATGTTAAGTGATTTGGCTACCCGGTTTAATTTGTAA
- a CDS encoding putative acetyl-CoA synthetase: MNNLKSHGSLSKVDSVQINCMDIDPNIFLNMNSYPTKEIYDDENNKNNGNNNIKNFEVYKEMYEESINNPEKFWGNLARNNLIWNKLFTKVFLGNFKKGNINWFVNGKINACENCVDRWVEKDPNKIALIWEQDCPDQYKKITYQKLLEKTCKIANLLKLFGVKKQDTVTIYLPMIPELVYSMLACVRIGAIHNVVFAGYSATSLSDRIIDSRSTVLITSDFGLRGGKLTKLKQIADVAMDICGIIQTCIVFKNKSKMKDKNILIKTPMENPIYNFTSFDSNSPQNFTLNSSNDFNQRNSTRSQHNHDQNDITLQNEHNNYTNNCSISYTNNMYYNDNNLNHINTNKNNDYYNNNLNDNINDQSPRYLDTMNHNDNNDNNNNNNNNDNIHNEEQCYLNQQYNTYNKNDNSDDNNKYKAKTTLHKKITKSNPVNHKISYSEINYSKDLLNTELINNDNEFCDLKTKKKSININNIINCNQNEYYSNKLYFPEPDKNTSSNFDETICVLKKGRDVDGTALMKNMRSYCPIEYVDSEDFIFLLYTSGSTGKPKGVAHTTAGYLLYAYTTCKYIFDVTENDIFGCVADIGWVTGHTYVLYGPLLNGITTVIFSSIPTYPDCGRYWNLIETHKITQFYTAPTALRALMKHGDQWIEKYDLSSCRILGSVGEPINPETWRWYYNVVGKKKCSIVDTYWQTETGGIVIAPIPNLFSMKPGSASLPFLGVQLEILDSKTLQPLSGNNVCGLLCIKSPWPGILRTVYGNHQRLIKTYFTMCPNYYFTGDGAYRDEDGYYWISGRIDDTLNVAGHRLGAAEIEHALVQHFYIAEAAVVSFHHNVKGEGILCFVVKKKGDLKNYGKSNTDIANSDNIIKNELHNNSSFLICPNNINDIEEFKKNFTDEKLIEQLKLYVRQVIGPIATPDLICVVPDLPKTRSGKIIRRILRCIANGITDFGDISTVSNYEVIETINNTFLECKKKLKHTEIKK; the protein is encoded by the coding sequence ATGAATAATTTGAAGAGTCATGGAAGTCTTTCGAAAGTGGACTCAGTTCAGATCAACTGTATGGATATAGATCCAAATATTTTTCTGAATATGAATTCTTATCCAACGAAGGAAATATATGATGATGAgaataataagaataatggaaataataacataaagAATTTTGAAGTATATAAAGAAATGTATGAAGAAAGTATAAATAATCCAGAAAAATTTTGGGGTAATTTAGCaagaaataatttaatatggaataaattatttacTAAAGTATTTTTAGgtaattttaaaaaaggaaatataaattGGTTTGTTAATGGGAAAATTAATGCTTGTGAAAATTGTGTTGATAGATGGGTTGAAAAAGATCCTAATAAAATTGCACTTATATGGGAACAAGATTGTCCAGatcaatataaaaagattacatatcaaaaattattagaaaaaaCTTGTAAAATAGCTAATTTATTGAAACTTTTTGGTGTTAAAAAACAAGACACTGTTACTATTTATTTACCTATGATACCTGAATTAGTTTATTCTATGCTAGCTTGTGTTCGTATTGGAGCTATTCATAATGTAGTTTTTGCTGGATATTCTGCAACTAGCTTAAGTGATAGAATTATTGATTCTAGATCTACTGTTTTAATTACTTCTGATTTTGGTTTAAGAGGTGGAAAATTAACCaaattaaaacaaattGCTGATGTAGCTATGGATATATGTGGTATCATACAAACTTGCATAGTATTCAAGAATAAATCAAAAATgaaagataaaaatatactaATTAAAACACCTATGGAAAATCcaatttataattttacaAGTTTTGATTCTAATAGTCCACAAAATTTTACACTTAATAGTTCTAACGATTTTAATCAAAGAAATTCAACTCGTTCTCAACACAATCATGATCAAAATGATATCACTCTTCAAAAtgaacataataattatacaaACAATTGTAGTATCAGTTATActaataatatgtattataatgataataatcTAAACCATATAAACactaataaaaataacgattattataataataatttaaatgataatattaatgatcAAAGCCCCAGGTATCTTGATACAATGAACCATAATGACAAcaatgataataataataataataataataatgataatatacataatgAGGAACAGTGTTATCTTAATCaacaatataatacatataacaaaaatgataattctgatgacaataataaatataaagcCAAAACAAcattacataaaaaaattacaaaaagCAATCCAGTAAATCATAAAATTTCCTACTCagaaataaattattcaaAAGATTTATTGAACACTGAATTGATAAATAACGATAATGAGTTTTGTGatttaaaaacaaaaaaaaaatctataaatattaataatattataaattgTAATCAGaatgaatattattcaaataaaCTATATTTTCCTGAACCTGATAAAAATACATCAAGCAACTTTGATGAAACTATATgtgttttaaaaaaaggaagAGATGTAGATGGTACTGcattaatgaaaaatatgagATCTTATTGTCCTATTGAATATGTAGATAGTGAagattttatatttttattatatacatcTGGATCAACTGGTAAACCTAAAGGTGTTGCACATACAACAGCTGgatatttattatatgcatatacaacatgtaaatatatttttgatgtaacagaaaatgatatatttgGATGTGTAGCTGATATTGGTTGGGTTACCGGACATACATATGTATTGTATGGACCTTTATTAAATGGTATAACTACAgttattttttcttctataCCAACTTATCCAGATTGTGGTAGATACTGGAATTTAATAGAAACACATAAAATTACACAATTTTATACAGCTCCGACTGCCTTAAGAGCATTAATGAAACATGGAGATCAATGgatagaaaaatatgatcTATCTTCATGTCGTATTTTGGGTAGTGTCGGTGAACCAATCAATCCAGAAACATGGAGATGGTATTATAATGTAGtagggaaaaaaaaatgttcaATAGTAGATACATATTGGCAAACGGAAACAGGTGGTATTGTTATAGCACCTATACCAAATTTATTTAGTATGAAACCAGGAAGTGCTAGTTTACCATTCTTAGGTGTTCAATTAGAAATATTAGATTCAAAAACATTACAACCATTAAGTGGTAATAATGTATGTGGattattatgtataaaaaGTCCTTGGCCAGGAATATTACGTACAGTATATGGAAATCATCAAAgattaataaaaacatattttacAATGTGTCCTAATTACTATTTTACTGGAGATGGAGCATATAGAGATGAAGATGGATACTATTGGATATCTGGAAGAATTGATGATACATTAAATGTAGCTGGACACAGATTAGGAGCAGCAGAAATCGAACATGCCTTAGTtcaacatttttatattgcAGAAGCTGCTGTAGTTTCATTTCATCATAATGTTAAGGGAGAGGGAATTTTATGTTTTGTTGTTAAGAAAAAAGGAGacttaaaaaattatggTAAATCTAATACAGATATTGCTAATAGTGATaacattattaaaaatgaattacataataatagtTCATTTTTGATATGCcctaataatataaatgatattgaagaatttaaaaaaaattttaccgatgaaaaattaatagaacaactaaaattatatgtaagACAAGTTATTGGACCTATTGCAACACCTGATTTAATTTGTGTTGTTCCAGATTTGCCAAAAACCAGAAGTGGAAAAATTATTAGAAGAATATTAAGATGTATAGCAAATGGTATAACTGATTTCGGAGATATTTCCACAGTCTCAAATTATGAAGTTATTGAAACTATTAATAATACTTTTCTTGaatgtaaaaaaaagttaaaGCACActgaaattaaaaaataa